The nucleotide window actcagacatagcaaagcaattcatatcaatagataaatagaaactcatagaatagatgataagaaaatgaaacaagaagttccaatcacaagtgatcttctctccaaatgaaacttataataaaactaggtctagaaatgaaaagctctccctgccgtcaaacccttaggcagtatatattctactaggttaaaaactcgtcagggcattttggtaatttggcttggccttggtctttaagtctgctgaattcAAAATGTCGcatctggtgtctcgacatcgatcgacggtacttgtgtacatcgatcgatattaatcttcatctgtcgacgcatttcctgatatcgatcgtcagcactgatgcgcatcgatcgattattcttcctctcgtcgacctctaagtggtcagctcgggtgaaatgtcttttatgctccaaaatgatccaaagtcatagctttactccaaaatgcacatgaacctgaaaacatacctagaagagtagaaaacatagatatatatatagtaaaataataatataccatggataaaaatgggtcaaatccaaggtatatcacacTTCTATGTCTTCAACCTTAACTTCATCATTAGTGGCTCCTCCACTAACCGTTAAGGTCACCAAATATATTTCCTCgtcttgaaacaaatcttgtactCTCATTGCTGCTACCAAAGACACGGTCATACTAGGACTGATTCCATAGTATACCATCTCTGGTCGTTTACCTCTGCCGAACAACAACCTTCTCTTTCCACAGTCAATATGTACTCCGTAGCTTTATAACCAATCCATTCCAAGGATTACCTTGTACCCTTTCAAAGGTACGACTAACAGATCTGCCACAAACTCTTTGCCTTGAATGACCAATGGAGCATTCTTGATACACTGATTTGCTTGAAGGGTTCGGTCTGCGGGGGTCAAGACGGCCACATCTATCCTGTCAACCACAAAACAATCCCAAAACCGGGCAGCTACTTCAGGGGTCagaaaactatgtgttgcccccGAGTTGAACAATACATGTGTGGGTTTACCAGCAACATGTATAGTTCCTGTCACAGTAACCCAATCAACAATATCTCAATCAcaaaaactaatcaaaattctcacaaccatcaatcatcatcctaaatttctaaacgcgcaacctagcgatcaagcaatctatacctaaccagcatactaactagattccagcaactaaatttccattcaataaaaagAGGAGGTTAAGCACCCACAATAACTGTGATGGGACCGCTTGACGGTCCTGCATTGTCTGGGTTTTCTACACCTAAGGCATAAACTCTACCTTTTACGTTTTGCTTCTTTGGTGCTGGCTCAATAGCTGGACGGCTAGGAGGAGCTCGGATTGCAAGAGGGGTCGCATggattggcttgtttggacatGACGATGCATAGTGGCCCTTCCTTCCACAGAAGAAACAAGTAACATATTCCATCCTCTTCGATGGATAACCCTGCTGGTTACTCCGTTGGTTATTCCACTGGtttttgggacaaaaccttgaaaTATGCCCCGGCTGATCACATGTGTAACATACCCCAGTGTTACCACGATTGTTGGCTTGGCCTCCAAATCCTCGCCCTTTGCCTTTGTAAGATCTTGGACTCTTGTTGAAATTTGGCCTTTCTCCTTGGCTAAACTTGGTGTGTCCACCAGAATGTGGTAAGGTCTTCCTTTCCGCCTCCAATACAGTTTCAACATTAACAGCCTTTTCCACTAGCTCAGATAAGCTGCTAAAGTTGCTTCCAGCTAAACGACTTCCAAGCTCCGTCTTCAATCCGTACATAAAGTTACGGATCATAGttgcttc belongs to Brassica rapa cultivar Chiifu-401-42 chromosome A07, CAAS_Brap_v3.01, whole genome shotgun sequence and includes:
- the LOC117126791 gene encoding uncharacterized protein LOC117126791; translated protein: MNLVQGDRPVRSYESEFTRLRRHVFDGHEDEATMIRNFMYGLKTELGSRLAGSNFSSLSELVEKAVNVETVLEAERKTLPHSGGHTKFSQGERPNFNKSPRSYKGKGRGFGGQANNRGNTGVCYTCDQPGHISRFCPKNQWNNQRSNQQGYPSKRMEYVTCFFCGRKGHYASSCPNKPIHATPLAIRAPPSRPAIEPAPKKQNVKGRVYALGVENPDNAGPSSGPITVIVGTIHVAGKPTHVLFNSGATHSFLTPEVAARFWDCFVVDRIDVAVLTPADRTLQANQCIKNAPLVIQGKEFVADLLVVPLKGYKRRLLFGRGKRPEMVYYGISPSMTVSLVAAMRVQDLFQDEEIYLVTLTVSGGATNDEVKVEDIEV